Below is a genomic region from Dechloromonas denitrificans.
GCGTGCCGGCAGCCAGAATCCGCCCGCCGCCGTCGCCGCCTTCCGGCCCGAGATCGACAATCCAGTCGGCCGTCTTGATCACGTCGAGATTGTGCTCGATGACGACGATGGTATTGCCGTTGGTCGCCAGCCGCTGCAGCACGCTGAGCAGCATCTCGATATCCTGGAAATGCAGGCCGGTGGTCGGCTCGTCAAGAATGTACAGCGTCCGTCCGGTGTCGCGCTTGGAGAGTTCGAGCGCCAGCTTGACGCGCTGCGCTTCGCCGCCCGAGAGCGTCGTTGCGCTCTGGCCGAGCGTGATGTAACTGAGGCCGACATCGACCAGCGTCTGCAACTTGCGGGCGATGACCGGCACGGCATCGAAGAACTCACGCGCCTGCTCGACCGTCATGCCGAGAATGTCGTGGATGTTCTTGCCCTTGTAGTTGATTTCCAGCGTTTCGCGGTTGTAGCGCTTGCCGTGGCAAACGTCGCACGGCACGTAGATGTCGGGCAGGAAATGCATCTCAACCTTGATCATGCCGTCGCCCTGGCACGCCTCGCAGCGCCCGCCCTTGACGTTGAAACTGAAGCGGCCCGGCCCGTAGCCGCGGGCGCGCGATTCCGGCACCTGCGAAAAAAGATCGCGGATCGGCGTCAGCAAGCCGGTGTAGGTCGCCGGGTTGGAACGCGGCGTGCGTCCAATCGGCGCCTGATCGACGTTGATCACCTTGTCGAACAGCTCCAGCCCGGAAATTTCCTGGTGCGGCGCCGGTTCGCTGGTCGAGCCGTAAAGATGGCGGGCCGCCGCGGCGTACAGCGTGTCGTTGATCAGCGTCGACTTGCCCGAGCCGGAAACGCCGGTAATGCAGGTCAGCAGGCCGCCGGGAATCTCCAGCGTGACATCTTTCAGGTTGTTGCCGTAGGCACCGACCACTTTCAGCTGCTTATCGGGATTTTGCGGTCGACGCGATTTCGGGAGCGAAATCGAGCGGCGTCCGGACAGGTAATCGCCGGTCATCGACAGCGGATTGGCCGCCACCTCGGCCGGTGTGCCTTCGGCGACGATGGAACCGCCATGCACCCCGGCGCCGGGGCCGATGTCGATCACGTAATCGGCGGCGCGGATCGCGTCTTCGTCATGCTCGACGACGAGCACGGTATTGCCCATGTCGCGCAGGTTCTTCAGCGTTTCGAGCAGTCGGTCGTTGTCGCGCTGATGCAGGCCGATCGACGGTTCATCGAGCACATACATCACGCCGGTCAGCCCCGAGCCGATCTGCGAAGCCAGCCGAATGCGCTGCGCCTCGCCGCCCGACAGCGTTTCGGCCGAACGTTCGAGGCACAGGTAATCGAGGCCGACATTGATCAGGAAGGAGAGGCGGGCGGTGATTTCCTTGAGAATCTTGTCGGCGACCTGCGCCTTGGCGCCGGTCAGCGTCAGGCAATTGAAGTAATTGCGCGCCTCGCCGAGCGGCAGGCGACTGATTTCGTGCAGCGTCTTGGCGCCGACCCGGACGTGGCGTGCCTCAACCCGCAGGCGCGTGCCGCCACATTGCGGGCAGCCGGTGTTGCTGATGTATTTCGACAGTTCTTCGCGCACCGCCTGCGAATCGCTGCCGCGATAACGTCGCTCAAGATTGGGGATGATGCCTTCGAAAGTGTGGCTGCGGTCGAAGCGCGTGCCCTTGTCGTTGAGGTAGCGGAAATTGATTTCAGTCGCGCCGGAACCGTACAGGATCAACTGGCGCACCGCCTCGGGAAGTTGCTCGAAAGGCGTGTCGACCGAGAAATCGTAATGCGCGGCAATCGACTCGATGATCTGGAAATAAAACTGGTTCTTCTTGTCCCAGCCGCGAATGGCGCCGCCGGCCAGCGACAGCGCCGGATTGGTGACGACCCGCTTGGGATCGAAAAACTGGATTACGCCCAGTCCGTCGCACTTCGGGCAGGCGCCCATCGGATTGTTGAACGAGAAAAGACGCGGCTCCAGCTCCTGCAAGGCAAACGAGCAGACCGGGCAGGCAAACTTGGCGGAGAACATGTGTTCCGTGCCGCTGTCCATTTCCAGCGCCATGGCCCGGCCCTCGGCATGGCGCAAGGCGGTTTCGAACGACTCGGCCAGACGCTGGCGCATGTCGTCGCGCACCTTGAGGCGGTCGACCACGACATCGACATTGTGTTTCTGCGACTTGGCCAGCTTCGGCACATCGTCGATCTCATAAACCGTGCCGTCGACCCGCACCCGCGCAAAACCCTGGGCGCGCAGTTCGGCAAACAGATCGACCTGCTCGCCCTTGCGATTGGCCACCACCGGCGCCAGGATCATCAGCTTGGTTTCAGCCGGCAGGGCCAGCACGGTATCGACCATCTGCGACACCGTCTGCGCTTCGAGCGGCTGGTTGTGGTCCGGGCAATACGGCGTACCGGCGCGGGCGAACAGCAGGCGCAGGTAATCGTGGATTTCGGTCACCGTGCCGACGGTTGAACGCGGGTTGTGCGAGGTGGCCTTCTGCTCGATGGAAATGGCCGGCGACAAGCCTTCGATCAGATCGACATCCGGCTTTTCCATCAACTGCAGAAATTGCCGGGCGTAGGCCGAGAGCGATTCGACGTAGCGGCGCTGCCCCTCGGCATACAAGGTATCGAAGGCCAGCGACGATTTGCCTGAGCCGGAAAGCCCGGTGATCACGATCAGCTGATCGCGCGGCAGGTCGAGGTTGATGTTCTTCAGATTGTGGGTGCGCGCACCACGAATGCGGATGGTTTCCATCGCTGTTCTAACCGGCTGGGGTGAAAGCGGGAACTATACGCAAAACAGCCGGCGATTGCACCGTCAAACTGTATGAACATACAGCTTGGCGGTGCCGCCGGACGATCAACGCTGCGCGGCGCTGAAACTTTCCTGCTCGATCAGCCACTGGCCGTCGATCAGGCGGAACTGCAAGGTCTTGACCCCGCTGTCGGTCTTGCTGTTCGAGCGATATTGCTGCGTGAAGCTGGCGCTGACCCGCTGCGCATCGAGTTGGCGAATATCGGCCCGGCCAAGCGTCAGTTCGATTTCGCCAGCCTTGCCGATCACGCGCTGGCGCGTCGCCTGCCAGCGGGCCGGGCTGCTTTCGCCGGCCTTGAAACCCGGCGCGTAGAACGCCAGGTAAGCCGGCACATCGCGGCTGGCCCAGGCTTGCCGCCAGGCGGCCAACTGGCTGCGAACCGCCTCTTGCGGATCGGGCATGGCGGCTGGCGCGGCGCGGGTTTGCGGCATTGCTGCCGGCGCTTCGCTGGCGCGGGCCGGGGGCGGTGCGGTGAAGGTAGCTTTCGGTGGCGCCTCGCCCGGCATTTCGGGCGGCGGCTTGATCTGCGTGCGTGTCGAGGCCGGTGCTTCCGGCGCGTCGAACAAGTAGGAACGCGTGCTGCTACAGCCACTCATGCCGGCTACGACCAGCAGCAAAGCGGCGAGCAGTGCGCTGCGATTTTTCTGTGAAGACTGTCCCATGGTGTCACCCCCCATTCCGTGTGAGGCTTGCAGCATATACGATCAGGATATTTTCGGCAGAACGCCGTGCCGCGCGCCGTGTCTTTATGCCGGAAGCGCGATTCAAACCTGCTAATATTGCCGCCTTCGCTGCAATGCAACAAAGGTTGTTCCGCTGATGTCCATTCCCGCTGACCGCATGAGTCCCGAAGAGCGCCGCGCCGGTGCTTCGCTGGCTTCCATCTTCGCCCTGCGCATGCTTGGGTTGTTCCTGATCCTGCCGGTCTTCTCCGTTTATGCCAAGACCCTGCCGGGCGGCGACAACCTGGCACTGGTTGGTTTTGCGCTGGGCGCCTACGGCCTGACCCAGGCCATTTTCCAGATTCCCTACGGCATTGCCTCCGACATCTTCGGGCGTAAGCAGGTCATCGTCGTCGGCCTGCTGATCTTTGCCTTCGGCAGCTTCGTCGCCGCCTGGGCGCCGGACATGAACTGGATCATCGTCGGGCGCGTGTTGCAGGGCGCCGGGGCGATTTCTGCTGCCGTCACCGCGCTGGCCGCCGACCTGACGCGGGAAGAACACCGCACCAAGGTGATGGCCATGATCGGCTCGTCGATCGGCCTGGTTTTTGCCCTCTCGCTGGTCGGCGCGCCGATTCTTTACGGCTGGATCGGCATGGGCGGCCTGTTCTGCATGACCGGTGGGCTGGCGCTGGCCGCCATCATCCTGCTGCTCAAGGCCGTGCCGCCCGCGCCGCCGGTCAACGGCCATGAAAAACTGCCGCTGCGCCGGGTGATTTTCGACAAGGATCTGCTGCGCCTCAACCTCGGCATCTTCGTGCTGCACATGGTGCAAATGGCCATGTTCGTCGTTTTGCCGCATGCGCTGGTCGACCACGGCGGGCTGGAAGCCGCCTCGCACTGGAAGGTTTATCTGCCCGCCGTGCTGGTTTCGTTTGCCGTGATGATTCCGGCGATCATCGCCGCCGAGCGCAAAGACAAAATGCGCCCGATCTTCCGCGCTGCCATCGGCCTGCTGGCCATCGTTCAACTCGGCCTGCTGTTTTTCGGCCAGAGCTTGTGGACGCTCTCGCTCTGGCTGCTGCTCTTTTTTGTTGCCTTCAATGTGCTGGAAGCCACGCTGCCGTCGCTTGTTTCGCGCACTGCGCCGGCTGCGGCCAAAGGCGCTGCCCTGGGCGTTTACAACACGACGCAGGCCATCGGCCTGTTCATCGGCGGCGCAGCCGGCGGTTATGTGGCTCAAAATTTCGGTGATAATGCGGTTTTTGCAACCGCCGCCGTCCTGGTTGTTATCTGGCTGGTCGTTGCAAACTCAATGAATTTTCCGCGGCCGCGCACAGCGCCGGCAGCGACCCAAACTGTTTAGGAGAAAAGGGTAATGGCATCGGTAAACAAGGTGATTCTCGTCGGTAACCTGGGCAAGGACCCGGAAGTTCGCTACACCGCCAGCGGCGAAGCCATGTGCAACTTCACCCTGGCCACGACCGAATCCTGGCGCGACAAGGCGAGCGGCGAAAAGAAGGAACTGACCGAATGGCACCGCATTTCCTTCTTCGGCAAGCTGGCTGAAATCGCCGGCCAATACCTCAAGAAAGGTTCGCAGGTTTATGTCGAAGGCAGCCTGCGCACCCGCAAATGGACCGACAAGGACGGCCAGGAGCGTTACACCACCGAAATTCGCGGTGCTGAAATGACCATGCTCGGCTCGCGTCAAGGCATGGGCGCCCCGGCCTCTTCGGGCGGCGGCGGTGGCGGCGGTTACGACAACGAACCGGATTACTCGCCGGCACCGGCCCGTGCCAACAAGCCGAAACCTTCGTTCGACGATCTCGGCGACGACATCCCGTTTTGAAATACACCTGGTTTTAAAAAGTAAATAAAGCCCGGTAACCGTAGTGGTTACCGGGCTTTTTGCTATGGAACCTTGCCATTGATGGCTTTTTCAAGGGTATCCAGTTGCTCCACAATGTCTGCAAAAAGTGGAATTTGGCCGAAGATCATGTTGGCCATTGCGCGGTAATCAGCTGATACCGTTGCCAATACAGCATCACCGGGCAACAAGCGCAAGCTGCCTAGTGTGGCGAGATCGTAGCGCGCCCAGGCGCGTGGATAGAACCGTTGCTTGAACTCGACAACGTTGGCCAATAAGGCTCGATTGGCGAGGGCTGTCACCTGTACCGGTGAATCTGCCATCCGGGCCAGGTCGTAGTAATGGCGTGAATAGCGGGATGGCTGCGGCGTACCATCAGGGCGATGCGCTTCCTGATGCAGTATGGTTGCCTTCTCCCAGAAAGTTCGCTCTGCACTGATCACCCGCACCGCCACTTCGCGCCGGTCAAACAAACTGGGAAACGCTTCTGCTGCATAAGCCGTAATCGTACGATTTTCATGTGGCAGCCAAGCGGCCAGTGGGCCAATTTCCAGCCTTACTTCGGGGCGCAAGTAGGTATCGGCAAAAGCCGCCGGATAGCGAACCTCGATCACATGCGGATCATCGTCGCCGATCCGGCATTCGGCGATACCAGCCAATGCCGTCGATAGTTCAGTCAGCAAGGGGCCGGCAATGTAAGCCTTGGCCTGCTCATTGATTGCTTCGTTGAATGCCGTTTGGCGGCTTTTCGAACGTTCGGCCAGCGGATCGTCGTTGCCGAGCACCCGCCAGTCAAGAATCAGGTCGATATCTTCTGAAAACCGCTCGATCAAGCCATAGACCTTGGACAGGCTGGTGCCGCCCTTGAACATCAGCAAGCGAGCCAAGTTCGGTGTGGAAAACAGGCGGTCGAGGACCCAGGTTACCCAGAAATCCTTTTCAACCACTGCTGGTGTCATGCGAAGCCGGGCCGCTGCTTCAGAAAAGAGCTCGCGGCGTTGCTTGGCCGAAAGTTGAGCAACTTTCTTCATTCGCCGACCTCCTCGCAAACCTGCTTGATAATCTGCAAGATCCAGCCGCTAACAGTTCGCGTATCGTTGAGCACGGCATGGTGTAGCCTGGTTGGCAGCCAGCGGCGCAGTGTATCGATAACTGCTGCATCTACCCGTTCCTTGCCGAGCGCCTTCAGTGCCTGAACCAGAAGGCCGCTCTCGCGAAATTTGAAACCGACATCCTTGAGCGGCGCCTTGCGAAAAGCCAGTACCTGTAGGCTATCTTTGCCAACCGGATACTCTCGGCTTGGCCCGTCGGAAAGATAGACCCAGCGGCCTGGCACCTGTGTCGACAGGCCGAGCATGTTAAGAGCCGCCTCGCCTGAGGGCTGAATTCGCCAATTGAACTTGCGCGACAGCGCCTCCGCAACTTGATCGATATCCGGGCTCAAGTTCTGGCCGAGTAGATCGCTGTAGCGCGGGTAATCATAAACCCCATGGCAGACGCGACGAATCCGCCCCGAGCGGGCCAGCGTGGATAGCGCCTGATGGATATTGGTTTCACCAAAACCAGCAATAAAATCTGTTTTTGTAAATGCCCAACCCCTACCGCGCCCATATATCCTTGAAAGTATCTTTTGTTCAATGGCTTGCATTCATCGAAGGATAGTTATTTTTCAGGAAAAAACCAGTGTTTTCCTGAAAAATAAAGCAATTCGAGTCGGCTTGTTTGGTGACCAGGCGTGGCGTGATACGACGGGCGATCTCCCGGTGCGATGTTTTTCTGCCAAGATATCTCGTTGAATACCTATTTTTACAATAACGCGACCACTCACCCCGAAATCAGCCCTCGTTGCCCGGCAAGTTTCAACCGCTCGATTACCCGTTGTTCCCCTGAAAAGCATATGAAATATCACCATGGTGATAGGGGTTTATGCCCCAATGCTGCGCTGCACGATATTTCTTTATCATTGTGGCGGGAAATGGGAAAATCGCGCGGTCGACCGCGCTAATCAGCTGTTTTTAAGGGGAAGGTCGACGCTCACATCGAGCACACAACTCAAAAACTTGCTGAATTCATGTCGTCATCCAACGCACAAACCAAAATCTACGTAGCCGGTCATCGCGGCATGGTCGGCTCGGCCATTGTTCGCCAACTCAAGGCAGCCGGGCAGCAGAGCATTGTCACCCGCACCCACGCCGAGCTCGACCTGACCAGCCAGGCTGCGGTCGACGCCTTTTTTGCCGCAGAAAAGCCGACGCAGGTGTACCTTGCGGCGGCCAAGGTGGGCGGCATCTACGCCAACAATACCTACCCGGCCCAGTTCATCTACGAAAACCTGATGATCCAGGCCAACATCATTCAGTCGGCCCACGCCCACGGCGTGCAAAAGCTGCTCT
It encodes:
- the uvrA gene encoding excinuclease ABC subunit UvrA; amino-acid sequence: METIRIRGARTHNLKNINLDLPRDQLIVITGLSGSGKSSLAFDTLYAEGQRRYVESLSAYARQFLQLMEKPDVDLIEGLSPAISIEQKATSHNPRSTVGTVTEIHDYLRLLFARAGTPYCPDHNQPLEAQTVSQMVDTVLALPAETKLMILAPVVANRKGEQVDLFAELRAQGFARVRVDGTVYEIDDVPKLAKSQKHNVDVVVDRLKVRDDMRQRLAESFETALRHAEGRAMALEMDSGTEHMFSAKFACPVCSFALQELEPRLFSFNNPMGACPKCDGLGVIQFFDPKRVVTNPALSLAGGAIRGWDKKNQFYFQIIESIAAHYDFSVDTPFEQLPEAVRQLILYGSGATEINFRYLNDKGTRFDRSHTFEGIIPNLERRYRGSDSQAVREELSKYISNTGCPQCGGTRLRVEARHVRVGAKTLHEISRLPLGEARNYFNCLTLTGAKAQVADKILKEITARLSFLINVGLDYLCLERSAETLSGGEAQRIRLASQIGSGLTGVMYVLDEPSIGLHQRDNDRLLETLKNLRDMGNTVLVVEHDEDAIRAADYVIDIGPGAGVHGGSIVAEGTPAEVAANPLSMTGDYLSGRRSISLPKSRRPQNPDKQLKVVGAYGNNLKDVTLEIPGGLLTCITGVSGSGKSTLINDTLYAAAARHLYGSTSEPAPHQEISGLELFDKVINVDQAPIGRTPRSNPATYTGLLTPIRDLFSQVPESRARGYGPGRFSFNVKGGRCEACQGDGMIKVEMHFLPDIYVPCDVCHGKRYNRETLEINYKGKNIHDILGMTVEQAREFFDAVPVIARKLQTLVDVGLSYITLGQSATTLSGGEAQRVKLALELSKRDTGRTLYILDEPTTGLHFQDIEMLLSVLQRLATNGNTIVVIEHNLDVIKTADWIVDLGPEGGDGGGRILAAGTPEQVAKCKASHTGRFLKPLLDKKKS
- a CDS encoding MFS transporter, with protein sequence MSIPADRMSPEERRAGASLASIFALRMLGLFLILPVFSVYAKTLPGGDNLALVGFALGAYGLTQAIFQIPYGIASDIFGRKQVIVVGLLIFAFGSFVAAWAPDMNWIIVGRVLQGAGAISAAVTALAADLTREEHRTKVMAMIGSSIGLVFALSLVGAPILYGWIGMGGLFCMTGGLALAAIILLLKAVPPAPPVNGHEKLPLRRVIFDKDLLRLNLGIFVLHMVQMAMFVVLPHALVDHGGLEAASHWKVYLPAVLVSFAVMIPAIIAAERKDKMRPIFRAAIGLLAIVQLGLLFFGQSLWTLSLWLLLFFVAFNVLEATLPSLVSRTAPAAAKGAALGVYNTTQAIGLFIGGAAGGYVAQNFGDNAVFATAAVLVVIWLVVANSMNFPRPRTAPAATQTV
- the ssb gene encoding single-stranded DNA-binding protein, with translation MASVNKVILVGNLGKDPEVRYTASGEAMCNFTLATTESWRDKASGEKKELTEWHRISFFGKLAEIAGQYLKKGSQVYVEGSLRTRKWTDKDGQERYTTEIRGAEMTMLGSRQGMGAPASSGGGGGGGYDNEPDYSPAPARANKPKPSFDDLGDDIPF
- a CDS encoding nucleotidyl transferase AbiEii/AbiGii toxin family protein; the protein is MKKVAQLSAKQRRELFSEAAARLRMTPAVVEKDFWVTWVLDRLFSTPNLARLLMFKGGTSLSKVYGLIERFSEDIDLILDWRVLGNDDPLAERSKSRQTAFNEAINEQAKAYIAGPLLTELSTALAGIAECRIGDDDPHVIEVRYPAAFADTYLRPEVRLEIGPLAAWLPHENRTITAYAAEAFPSLFDRREVAVRVISAERTFWEKATILHQEAHRPDGTPQPSRYSRHYYDLARMADSPVQVTALANRALLANVVEFKQRFYPRAWARYDLATLGSLRLLPGDAVLATVSADYRAMANMIFGQIPLFADIVEQLDTLEKAINGKVP
- a CDS encoding DUF6088 family protein encodes the protein MQAIEQKILSRIYGRGRGWAFTKTDFIAGFGETNIHQALSTLARSGRIRRVCHGVYDYPRYSDLLGQNLSPDIDQVAEALSRKFNWRIQPSGEAALNMLGLSTQVPGRWVYLSDGPSREYPVGKDSLQVLAFRKAPLKDVGFKFRESGLLVQALKALGKERVDAAVIDTLRRWLPTRLHHAVLNDTRTVSGWILQIIKQVCEEVGE